One segment of Polyangiaceae bacterium DNA contains the following:
- a CDS encoding caspase family protein, producing the protein MLRFSIRSIAHALLAALVITGCSGTAQPTGPRGTAQTKAKADSSVSSLVPVLPDAPPPSCPDEPPPPVLDNTAKFVLQNGHERPIIRMVVSADGRTLASAGIDGTVRVWDVQSGILLRKLGTAGFFVNGMSLSADGKRLAYYAPDGSLESLAIRIVDLDRGTPPRSVTPVFGAFQLSSDGKKIAIASNTLMIYDVDTGALVHNVVLGLKSSSVAVAVDFDDARVALAVPGEVFVVDAIKPSVLHHFPMSGPSAAETPMAIALRKEHAIVRTSSGIVTMYPLANPSASRRLPGDFKDIATTANRLWVTERMTGKVSAFALPNLSSIELPSVHAANADVIAASADESTVLLAKNIPGSGTVIDARDVDTMRPLRSIEGRETGLDAIALNPAADQLVTGSYFGEIMQWNLRDGSLAVPLPFEERDLGRMVGLSHAPSGEFFVSTTGASFVRVRDAKTGRTLRAWKPKDGYHLRFAQFVPKANDLITVSMRTTRKPTGKKTASGADELDETQNVVVDRWNFDGPKPPLPETPHGEIARPSGKTIAQMPHEAGYLALSPQGDALAIGGKTEIASLRLDTNVIRWVTPLPGIIAGLVDQPDGTLDTNRWMTYSPDGKALLVSTRRMEKNKQGWRTFMPVLMVLDTSNGKIKGTFSLDTYGPVAWRKNTVFVGGPRPVLLDAPGMTVRTRISAPDNTITAVTLHPTRDLFIMGGDGGATSFVDERGAITATLVSTPNGEWIAAAPDGAYRSSIDGARSIAWSFASPLEGFSFERFAARFNKPDVVARRLMGEASPESVSLARPPRLRLDTHRSGVVRTAERALSVTTIATSASRVDRVRAFVDGRPVAEKLVCAKEGNVSLSIPLHAGQNRVGLVAYDAAGQASNTQNIDVVSTSPIADRPDLYVVAIGVSRYPNMTPDQQLDYADDDARSVTESFGRQAGPGKPFAKVFATTLLDDEVTVDSVEKAISNLRAMRPDDLGVVFFAGHGAKLAEGKMVFMTSEAAFTRASAEKYGIGWDKIHAGLSSVRGRVFMMLDACHSGYLTTEVVAPNEELARELAAGDRAGVFVFSAARGSQFSFEVPPAGLSSASRGLELAWSGQKPQLSRELPGGHGLFTSALLEALAGDAPDRDRSGATEVGELVDYVTERVRTASNGKQTPWVARREMFGEFFVVPAKK; encoded by the coding sequence GTGCTTCGTTTCTCGATTCGCTCCATCGCCCACGCGCTTCTAGCCGCGCTCGTCATCACTGGATGCAGCGGCACCGCCCAGCCAACTGGACCTCGCGGCACGGCCCAAACCAAGGCGAAAGCCGACTCGTCCGTCAGTTCGCTCGTGCCGGTTCTTCCGGACGCACCACCGCCTTCGTGCCCGGACGAACCACCGCCCCCGGTGCTCGATAACACGGCCAAGTTTGTCCTTCAGAACGGTCACGAAAGGCCGATCATCCGCATGGTGGTGAGCGCCGACGGGCGCACGCTCGCGTCCGCCGGCATCGATGGAACGGTTCGCGTGTGGGATGTGCAGAGCGGCATTTTGCTCCGCAAGCTCGGAACTGCGGGCTTCTTCGTCAATGGCATGTCCCTCAGCGCGGACGGTAAACGCCTCGCGTATTACGCGCCCGATGGTTCACTGGAATCGCTCGCGATTCGCATCGTCGATCTCGATCGCGGCACGCCGCCACGATCCGTGACGCCCGTTTTCGGTGCGTTTCAACTATCGTCGGATGGAAAGAAAATCGCGATCGCCTCGAACACGCTCATGATTTACGACGTCGACACGGGCGCGCTCGTGCACAATGTCGTGCTTGGTTTGAAATCATCGTCCGTCGCGGTCGCCGTTGATTTCGACGATGCTCGTGTCGCTCTTGCGGTTCCGGGCGAAGTCTTCGTCGTGGACGCGATCAAACCATCGGTTTTGCATCACTTTCCGATGAGCGGCCCATCCGCTGCCGAAACTCCGATGGCGATTGCGCTCAGGAAAGAGCACGCCATCGTCCGTACCTCGAGCGGCATCGTGACGATGTATCCGCTGGCGAATCCTTCGGCATCGCGCAGATTGCCAGGCGATTTCAAGGATATCGCCACGACGGCCAATCGATTGTGGGTGACCGAAAGGATGACTGGAAAGGTCTCGGCGTTTGCCCTTCCAAACCTGAGCTCCATCGAGCTGCCCAGTGTTCATGCGGCGAATGCCGATGTCATTGCTGCGAGCGCCGATGAATCCACGGTCTTGTTGGCGAAGAACATTCCTGGATCGGGAACGGTCATCGATGCACGCGACGTCGATACGATGCGTCCTTTGCGCAGCATCGAGGGGCGCGAGACGGGTCTCGACGCCATTGCGCTGAATCCTGCTGCAGACCAGCTCGTGACTGGCTCCTACTTTGGTGAAATCATGCAGTGGAACCTTCGCGATGGATCGCTTGCCGTGCCGCTGCCATTCGAAGAGCGCGATTTGGGGCGCATGGTGGGCTTGTCTCATGCGCCGAGCGGCGAATTTTTCGTATCGACGACGGGAGCAAGCTTCGTGCGTGTGCGCGATGCGAAAACGGGGCGCACGCTCCGCGCGTGGAAGCCAAAGGATGGATATCATTTGCGGTTTGCCCAATTCGTTCCGAAGGCGAACGACTTGATCACGGTCTCCATGCGCACGACGCGGAAACCAACGGGAAAAAAGACCGCTAGCGGGGCGGATGAGCTGGACGAAACGCAGAACGTCGTCGTGGATCGGTGGAACTTCGATGGCCCCAAGCCGCCTTTGCCTGAAACACCTCATGGCGAAATAGCGCGTCCGTCCGGAAAAACCATTGCACAAATGCCTCACGAGGCTGGGTATCTCGCGTTGTCCCCGCAGGGCGATGCGCTGGCGATTGGCGGCAAAACCGAGATTGCATCGTTGCGCCTCGATACGAACGTCATTCGTTGGGTGACGCCGCTGCCTGGGATCATTGCCGGCCTTGTAGACCAGCCCGACGGAACGCTCGACACGAATCGCTGGATGACCTATTCGCCGGACGGCAAAGCATTGCTCGTGTCCACTCGGCGCATGGAAAAGAACAAGCAAGGCTGGCGAACCTTCATGCCCGTCCTGATGGTGCTCGACACGTCGAATGGCAAAATCAAAGGCACGTTTTCGCTGGATACGTACGGACCCGTTGCTTGGCGCAAGAATACGGTATTCGTTGGCGGGCCTCGCCCGGTTTTGCTCGACGCACCTGGCATGACCGTGCGTACGCGTATTTCGGCACCGGACAACACGATCACCGCGGTGACACTGCATCCGACGCGTGACTTGTTCATCATGGGCGGCGATGGAGGAGCCACTTCGTTCGTGGACGAACGTGGAGCCATTACGGCGACGCTGGTTTCCACGCCCAATGGCGAATGGATCGCGGCAGCTCCCGACGGGGCATACCGATCCAGCATCGATGGCGCACGCAGCATTGCTTGGAGCTTTGCTTCGCCGCTCGAGGGGTTTTCCTTCGAGCGATTTGCGGCGCGTTTCAATAAGCCCGACGTCGTGGCTCGGCGGCTCATGGGCGAAGCGTCGCCGGAATCCGTATCGCTGGCGCGCCCTCCACGATTGCGACTCGATACGCATCGAAGCGGCGTCGTGCGCACGGCTGAACGCGCGTTATCGGTCACGACGATTGCGACGAGCGCTTCACGGGTGGATCGCGTGCGAGCATTCGTCGATGGGCGACCGGTCGCGGAAAAACTCGTGTGTGCAAAAGAAGGAAACGTGTCCCTCTCGATTCCGCTGCACGCGGGGCAAAATCGCGTGGGCCTCGTCGCGTACGATGCTGCGGGGCAAGCGAGCAATACGCAAAATATCGATGTCGTATCGACGTCACCGATTGCAGATCGTCCCGATCTTTACGTCGTTGCCATTGGCGTGAGCCGCTACCCGAACATGACCCCCGACCAGCAGCTCGATTATGCCGATGACGATGCGCGTTCCGTGACGGAGTCATTCGGACGCCAAGCAGGACCGGGCAAACCATTTGCCAAGGTATTCGCGACGACGCTGCTCGACGATGAGGTCACGGTCGATTCTGTCGAGAAAGCCATATCGAATCTTCGCGCCATGCGTCCCGACGACCTTGGGGTCGTGTTTTTCGCGGGGCACGGAGCGAAACTTGCCGAAGGCAAGATGGTGTTCATGACGAGTGAAGCTGCATTCACGCGCGCGTCCGCCGAAAAATACGGCATTGGTTGGGACAAGATTCACGCGGGTCTGTCGTCCGTTCGCGGGCGCGTCTTCATGATGCTCGATGCGTGTCATTCGGGGTATCTCACGACCGAGGTTGTCGCGCCAAACGAGGAGCTTGCAAGAGAGCTCGCTGCTGGAGATCGCGCTGGTGTATTCGTATTTTCCGCGGCGCGGGGATCGCAATTCAGCTTCGAGGTGCCTCCCGCGGGGCTTTCCAGTGCAAGTCGGGGCCTCGAATTGGCCTGGAGCGGGCAAAAACCGCAATTGTCACGTGAATTGCCCGGTGGTCATGGCCTCTTCACGAGCGCGCTGCTCGAGGCGCTCGCAGGCGATGCGCCAGATCGCGACCGAAGCGGGGCGACGGAGGTCGGCGAGCTCGTCGATTACGTGACCGAGCGCGTACGTACGGCATCGAATGGCAAACAAACGCCGTGGGTGGCGCGACGCGAAATGTTTGGAGAATTTTTCGTGGTGCCGGCGAAGAAGTAG